A region from the Lentimonas sp. CC4 genome encodes:
- a CDS encoding transglutaminase family protein: protein MRFRVSHTTQYKYSQPASESFAELRVWPQSNASQQVLKRELIVKPDTVIDHYVDYFGNNVEFFSIPYRHGELTVTSVAEVETCVVNPPAVVLETQVGEARQIFNSAQYQHYEFLQPSSLVPLNQHQSIRKRFFKQADEIGKALLELNSWIFKSFEYESGVTDISTPISQVVKERRGVCQDFAHLMLAILRSNGIPARYVSGYIEAFDPDLVDPEMIGAAASHAWVEVYLPGGTWWGLDPTNNQTAGERHVVVAVGRDYNDVAPMRGTYKGANDQKLNVMVELKRKPSETVSV from the coding sequence ATGCGCTTTCGCGTTTCCCATACCACGCAGTATAAATACTCACAACCGGCTTCCGAGTCGTTTGCGGAATTGCGTGTCTGGCCGCAGTCAAATGCGTCTCAACAGGTATTGAAGCGCGAGCTGATCGTAAAGCCAGATACCGTGATCGATCACTATGTCGATTATTTTGGCAATAATGTAGAGTTCTTTTCGATTCCCTATCGCCATGGTGAATTAACTGTGACCTCGGTCGCTGAAGTCGAAACCTGTGTCGTCAATCCACCGGCCGTTGTGCTGGAGACTCAAGTCGGGGAGGCTAGGCAGATTTTTAATAGTGCGCAGTATCAGCATTATGAGTTTTTACAGCCCAGTAGCCTAGTGCCGCTGAACCAGCATCAATCGATCCGGAAGCGTTTTTTTAAGCAGGCGGATGAAATCGGGAAGGCCTTGTTGGAACTAAATAGCTGGATCTTTAAAAGTTTCGAGTATGAGTCGGGCGTGACGGATATTAGCACGCCGATTTCGCAGGTAGTGAAAGAGCGACGCGGCGTGTGTCAGGATTTTGCCCATTTGATGTTGGCGATCTTACGCAGCAATGGCATCCCCGCACGGTATGTGAGTGGCTATATCGAAGCATTTGACCCAGATCTTGTCGACCCCGAGATGATCGGAGCCGCAGCGAGTCATGCGTGGGTCGAGGTCTATTTGCCCGGTGGCACTTGGTGGGGCTTAGACCCAACGAATAATCAAACTGCGGGCGAGCGCCACGTCGTCGTAGCGGTGGGGCGTGATTATAATGATGTCGCTCCGATGCGCGGCACCTACAAGGGCGCGAATGACCAAAAATTGAATGTGATGGTCGAGCTGAAGCGTAAGCCATCGGAGACTGTAAGTGTATGA
- a CDS encoding transglutaminase family protein has translation MKVAIKHLTRHRYDGAVNFGPHALYLRPLDSHRRHVGSFEVQTVPESTQRWVRDVYGNVLLVCNFGLTESTVLEFVTRMEVTLTDDNPFDFILESYATGYPFAYNESDARALSPFMGSSGRTRGAVGVIDWIASGAKLPDAHTDVVQFLSDLNCAVRRDISYVRRDEEGIQTPDTTLELRTGSCRDMAVLFISAVRKLGFAARFVSGYLFDPEVGEGEHAFNRAVGSMHAWAEVYLPGAGWKGFDPTNGILANSYFIPSAVSHEPATIDPIQGKYFSDLPITSTMEVELEIEEINDA, from the coding sequence ATGAAAGTAGCGATCAAGCATCTGACTCGGCATCGCTATGACGGCGCGGTTAATTTCGGCCCGCATGCATTATATTTGCGTCCTTTAGATAGTCATCGTCGACATGTGGGGAGCTTTGAAGTGCAGACGGTTCCCGAGTCGACTCAACGTTGGGTGCGTGACGTGTATGGCAATGTCCTGTTGGTTTGTAATTTTGGTCTGACCGAGTCGACTGTGTTGGAGTTTGTCACGCGTATGGAAGTGACGCTGACGGACGATAATCCGTTTGATTTTATATTAGAATCGTATGCGACGGGGTATCCCTTCGCTTACAATGAGTCGGATGCGCGCGCCTTATCTCCCTTTATGGGTAGCAGTGGCCGCACGCGTGGAGCCGTGGGTGTGATTGATTGGATCGCTTCGGGTGCGAAGCTGCCCGATGCGCATACGGATGTTGTGCAGTTTCTGTCGGATTTGAATTGTGCGGTGAGGCGTGATATCAGCTATGTGCGCCGCGACGAAGAAGGTATTCAAACTCCGGATACAACTTTGGAACTGCGGACTGGATCGTGCCGCGATATGGCGGTGTTATTTATATCGGCGGTGCGGAAACTTGGTTTTGCAGCGCGCTTTGTGAGCGGTTATTTATTTGATCCAGAAGTCGGAGAGGGCGAACACGCCTTTAATCGAGCAGTGGGATCAATGCATGCCTGGGCGGAAGTCTATTTGCCCGGTGCTGGGTGGAAGGGCTTTGATCCGACCAATGGTATCTTAGCCAATAGTTATTTCATCCCTTCGGCTGTATCGCATGAGCCCGCTACAATTGATCCGATTCAAGGGAAATATTTTTCAGACCTGCCAATTACATCGACCATGGAGGTCGAACTAGAGATCGAGGAAATCAATGATGCCTAA
- a CDS encoding transglutaminase family protein, whose protein sequence is MMPNNREAIVNCAESVEAYLDSKEIALTMGGEPTFIVAQPDTPEWSVAAMGPEKLGYARRMTANLIEKVYPGALAMQIFGKWYPGEPLPRWNFMTLYDAKEPLWLETERLLFDDVAGSNVAENGNALMQALAAKLELQQFVLPAVEEHEGTVGWVLPLNFVEGVWAAATWPFCAEDPVELFAGDSPVGLRLPLDELPEDVSRSALTIEVRDGAIEIFIPPLEWPGFRELIGLLRGIVVDLDLKDIVICGYGPSETEGALTTLGLAADPGVLEVNLPPTATWVEYDQVLQQCATAAAKVKLQLTKFQLNGAIYGTGGGSHLAFGGPDEARNPFLVDPKRIASLLRYWQHHPALSYFFTGQHVGPGSQAPRVDEGPRHGLYELEVACEGLENMQGLVDGPLIDQFFKNLLTDSSGNTHRAELCFDKFHNLAAPNGCLGIVEFRAFETYASADTMSVVALFVRTILTRLFKAPFKEELIRFGPQLHDRYFLPAFLWEDVQAICADLQSHGFPFDAEWLRPVFEFRCPTVGTLEVAGGSVDVRQAFESWPLMAEEAQGSSTVRVVDNSSDRLQLTLSDGKLLEKGMLLVNGVEVPFEEVDGRMICGLRYKSASAYPALHPHVPIQSPLWIEWVDRQSGQTTHAARYHYWNPNSLVYDGRPQTVRAAEERREERWLPADDLIGNQPDALKAKLAPEYKYTLDLRRQLRV, encoded by the coding sequence ATGATGCCTAATAACCGCGAAGCGATTGTAAACTGTGCCGAAAGTGTCGAAGCCTATTTGGATTCGAAAGAGATAGCTTTAACTATGGGGGGCGAACCGACCTTTATCGTCGCACAGCCAGATACGCCAGAGTGGAGTGTGGCAGCGATGGGGCCGGAGAAGTTGGGCTATGCACGTCGTATGACGGCGAACCTGATCGAGAAGGTTTATCCAGGTGCCTTGGCGATGCAGATATTCGGCAAATGGTATCCGGGTGAGCCTTTGCCGCGCTGGAATTTCATGACGTTGTATGATGCCAAGGAACCGTTGTGGCTGGAGACCGAGCGCTTGTTGTTTGATGATGTGGCTGGTTCGAATGTTGCTGAAAATGGTAATGCATTGATGCAAGCCTTGGCTGCCAAGCTAGAGTTGCAGCAGTTTGTTTTGCCCGCAGTCGAAGAGCATGAGGGGACGGTCGGTTGGGTTTTACCGCTCAATTTTGTAGAAGGAGTATGGGCTGCCGCCACATGGCCATTCTGCGCTGAAGATCCAGTCGAATTATTTGCAGGCGATAGTCCGGTGGGTTTACGATTGCCGTTGGATGAATTGCCAGAGGATGTCTCGCGTAGTGCGTTGACGATCGAAGTCCGTGACGGGGCGATTGAAATTTTCATTCCACCTTTGGAGTGGCCTGGTTTTCGTGAATTGATCGGCTTACTGCGTGGTATCGTGGTGGATTTGGATTTGAAGGACATCGTCATTTGCGGATATGGCCCGAGTGAGACCGAGGGTGCGTTGACGACTTTGGGCTTGGCGGCGGATCCTGGAGTGTTGGAGGTGAATTTGCCACCGACGGCGACGTGGGTGGAGTATGATCAAGTGCTGCAGCAATGCGCGACCGCGGCTGCTAAGGTGAAGTTGCAGCTGACGAAATTTCAGTTGAATGGCGCTATTTATGGCACTGGCGGCGGATCGCATCTCGCCTTTGGTGGTCCGGATGAAGCGCGTAATCCATTTTTAGTCGATCCGAAGCGTATCGCTTCGCTGCTGCGTTATTGGCAGCATCACCCTGCGCTATCTTACTTTTTCACGGGGCAGCATGTAGGACCAGGCAGTCAGGCGCCACGAGTCGATGAGGGGCCGCGCCATGGACTCTACGAGTTGGAGGTCGCCTGTGAGGGGCTGGAAAATATGCAGGGCTTGGTGGATGGGCCGCTGATTGATCAGTTCTTTAAGAATTTGTTGACCGACTCTTCTGGTAATACGCACCGTGCCGAGTTGTGCTTTGATAAATTCCACAATTTGGCGGCTCCCAATGGTTGTTTGGGGATTGTTGAGTTTCGTGCGTTTGAGACGTATGCAAGCGCAGATACCATGTCGGTGGTGGCACTCTTTGTGCGCACGATTTTGACGCGTTTGTTTAAGGCGCCTTTTAAGGAAGAGTTGATACGCTTTGGTCCGCAGTTACATGATCGCTATTTCTTGCCTGCCTTTTTGTGGGAAGATGTGCAGGCGATTTGTGCGGATTTGCAATCGCATGGGTTCCCGTTCGATGCCGAGTGGTTGCGACCTGTATTTGAATTTCGTTGCCCGACGGTTGGCACTTTAGAAGTCGCAGGCGGAAGCGTGGATGTGCGTCAGGCGTTTGAGTCGTGGCCCTTGATGGCTGAAGAGGCGCAAGGGAGCTCGACAGTGCGTGTGGTGGATAACTCCAGTGACCGTTTACAGTTAACCTTGTCTGACGGGAAGCTGCTGGAAAAAGGCATGCTGCTCGTCAATGGCGTGGAAGTGCCGTTTGAGGAAGTCGACGGTCGTATGATTTGTGGTCTGCGTTACAAGAGCGCGAGTGCGTATCCTGCGCTACATCCGCACGTGCCGATTCAGTCGCCCTTGTGGATCGAGTGGGTGGATCGTCAGAGTGGACAGACGACGCATGCGGCGCGGTATCACTATTGGAATCCCAACTCGCTGGTTTACGATGGTCGCCCGCAGACGGTGCGTGCCGCAGAGGAGCGTCGCGAAGAGCGTTGGTTACCAGCGGATGATTTAATTGGAAATCAACCGGATGCGCTCAAAGCGAAGTTGGCACCTGAGTATAAGTATACGCTCGATCTCCGCCGTCAGTTGCGAGTGTAA
- a CDS encoding site-2 protease family protein, which produces MISFNLFGIPVRILPWFWITMALIGGGLGANDSLSILLVLVFILAGLISILVHELGHALTVRKFGLPTAITLQAFGGYASFPAGQLNRKQSFLVTAAGPALQFALGIILFIVYQMVPIPDASLLKALLFDLVSISIIWAVLNCLPVYPMDGGQMMAAVLGPKRSHFVHLISAVVAVTIGIASYLYLNTFLLPIFMALFAWQNWQSYQARTSNP; this is translated from the coding sequence ATGATCTCCTTCAATCTATTTGGCATCCCCGTTCGTATCTTACCGTGGTTCTGGATCACCATGGCACTCATCGGCGGTGGTTTAGGCGCGAATGATTCACTCAGTATCCTACTGGTGCTCGTGTTTATCCTCGCCGGGCTCATCTCCATTCTGGTGCACGAACTCGGCCACGCACTGACAGTGCGTAAGTTCGGGCTGCCCACTGCGATCACACTGCAAGCATTCGGAGGCTATGCCTCCTTCCCTGCGGGGCAACTCAACAGGAAGCAGTCCTTCCTCGTCACCGCAGCCGGGCCAGCATTGCAATTCGCATTAGGCATCATCCTCTTTATCGTCTACCAAATGGTGCCGATTCCAGATGCCTCACTACTCAAAGCGCTCCTCTTCGACCTCGTCAGCATCAGCATCATCTGGGCAGTGCTCAATTGCCTACCCGTCTACCCAATGGACGGCGGTCAAATGATGGCCGCAGTGCTTGGCCCGAAACGCTCACACTTCGTGCACCTGATCAGCGCCGTGGTCGCCGTAACCATCGGCATCGCATCCTACCTTTATCTGAATACGTTCCTACTGCCGATCTTCATGGCCTTGTTCGCTTGGCAAAATTGGCAATCCTACCAGGCGCGGACCAGCAACCCGTAG
- a CDS encoding S1-like domain-containing RNA-binding protein, translating to MIFEVNDPQTHMAHIGKFNTLRIVEPSDHGLYLDGGEHDSILLPNRYVTPDMKIGDDVEVFIYNDSEDRLVATTETPLAQAGEFAYLEVISVNERVGAFLDWGLSKDLFLPFREQGDISFTVGDGAIVAVYVDEYTNRIVASTRLHRHMPEEKADYEPGAPVHVLIYGESPLGFKAIVDKRYRALLYYAETSDKLEAGDQFTGYIKKVHANGNIDLRRDPSGFKRAETVSEQIMQKLEAAGGKMPFNDKSTPESIRETFDTSKKAFKQGIGVLYKQRKILITEEGIEIAQADNK from the coding sequence ATGATATTTGAAGTTAACGATCCGCAAACACATATGGCACACATCGGCAAATTTAACACCCTTCGCATCGTCGAACCCTCCGACCACGGGCTCTATCTCGACGGCGGCGAACACGACAGCATCCTCCTACCCAATCGCTATGTCACACCCGACATGAAGATCGGCGATGATGTCGAAGTCTTCATCTACAACGACTCCGAAGACCGACTCGTCGCCACGACTGAGACACCGCTCGCCCAAGCCGGCGAGTTTGCCTACCTCGAAGTAATCAGCGTCAACGAACGCGTCGGTGCCTTCCTCGACTGGGGACTCAGCAAAGACCTCTTTCTACCCTTTCGCGAACAAGGCGACATCTCCTTTACCGTCGGTGATGGCGCCATCGTCGCCGTCTATGTGGACGAATATACGAACCGCATCGTCGCATCCACCCGCCTGCACCGTCACATGCCCGAAGAAAAGGCCGACTACGAACCTGGCGCACCCGTGCACGTATTGATCTACGGCGAGTCGCCTCTAGGCTTCAAAGCCATCGTCGATAAGCGATATCGCGCATTACTCTACTACGCAGAGACCTCCGACAAGCTAGAAGCAGGCGACCAGTTTACCGGCTACATCAAAAAGGTGCATGCCAATGGCAACATTGACCTGCGCCGCGACCCGTCCGGCTTTAAGCGCGCAGAAACCGTCAGCGAGCAAATCATGCAGAAACTCGAAGCCGCTGGCGGCAAGATGCCCTTCAACGACAAGAGCACACCCGAGTCGATCCGCGAGACTTTCGACACGAGTAAAAAGGCCTTCAAGCAAGGCATCGGCGTCCTCTACAAACAGCGCAAAATCCTCATCACCGAAGAAGGCATTGAAATCGCGCAGGCAGATAACAAATAG
- the typA gene encoding translational GTPase TypA → MNAKNIRNIAIIAHVDHGKTTLVDCLLAQSGTYRENERVQERAMDSMDLEREKGITIKAKNLAVKWINPKDGEEYTINIVDTPGHADFGAEVERVMKMVDGVLLLTDAVGGPQAQTRWVLRKALDQGLSTICVINKVDRDTSRPDWVHDKVLELFLDLEADEDQFNAPFLYASAKMGFADREVDGPRENMLDLFETIVDRIPAPIIEEGEFRMLASNIDWDDYVGRMAIGRVLSGEIKVGQTIFAHRKDGSKDRVKVTKMKSFSGAGNTDDVTEAVAGDIVGLAGFDDVDIGDTLAASKDAEPLPFVEIDPATVQMEFSVNNGPLAGKDGKKVTSRQIRERLIRETQSNISISVEDTDDGTRFLVNARGSMQIAVLVETMRREGFELLVSRPTVLYKEIDGKRNEPFEQVWVEVPEEHLGGVMENLSKRKGKVTNMEHHNSGVTVEAEISTRGLIGFESDLVTMTSGHGVMSHSFLEYRPHCGDIVTRLTGTLVSMEQGKTMPYALDMIQTRGKLFVGPGEETYAGMIVGENPRTEDMPVNPAKAKQLDNMRSSGTDKSIQLSPPIKFSLERAIEYIAPDELVEATPQFLRLRKRILDENVRRKMAKAAKK, encoded by the coding sequence ATGAACGCTAAAAACATCCGCAATATCGCCATCATCGCACACGTTGACCATGGCAAGACTACACTCGTTGACTGCCTGCTCGCTCAGAGTGGCACTTACCGTGAAAATGAACGCGTGCAAGAGCGTGCAATGGACTCGATGGACCTCGAGCGTGAGAAAGGCATTACGATTAAGGCCAAGAATCTCGCTGTTAAATGGATCAATCCAAAAGACGGCGAAGAATACACCATTAATATCGTTGATACTCCAGGCCACGCCGACTTTGGCGCCGAAGTGGAACGTGTCATGAAGATGGTAGACGGCGTCCTACTCCTCACCGACGCCGTTGGTGGCCCACAGGCACAGACTCGTTGGGTGCTCCGCAAGGCCCTCGATCAAGGCCTCTCAACCATTTGTGTGATCAACAAAGTTGACCGCGACACCTCTCGCCCAGACTGGGTGCACGATAAAGTGCTCGAACTCTTCCTCGACCTCGAAGCCGATGAAGACCAGTTCAACGCACCCTTCCTGTATGCATCCGCTAAAATGGGCTTCGCAGACCGCGAAGTCGATGGCCCCCGCGAAAACATGCTCGATCTGTTCGAGACCATCGTCGACCGTATCCCTGCACCGATCATTGAAGAAGGTGAATTCCGCATGCTCGCCAGTAACATCGACTGGGACGACTACGTCGGCCGTATGGCGATCGGCCGTGTGCTTTCAGGTGAAATCAAAGTCGGACAAACCATTTTCGCACACCGCAAGGACGGCAGTAAAGACCGCGTCAAAGTCACCAAGATGAAGAGCTTCTCCGGCGCTGGTAATACAGACGACGTGACCGAAGCCGTCGCAGGTGATATCGTCGGCCTTGCTGGTTTCGACGACGTCGACATCGGCGACACACTTGCAGCCTCTAAAGACGCCGAACCACTGCCATTCGTTGAGATCGATCCAGCGACCGTCCAGATGGAATTCTCCGTCAACAACGGCCCACTCGCAGGTAAAGACGGCAAAAAAGTCACTTCCCGCCAGATCCGTGAGCGCTTGATCCGCGAGACACAGTCCAACATTTCCATCAGCGTCGAAGACACTGACGATGGCACACGCTTCCTCGTCAACGCACGTGGATCGATGCAGATCGCCGTCCTCGTCGAAACAATGCGCCGCGAAGGGTTCGAGCTTCTCGTCTCTCGCCCAACCGTGCTTTATAAGGAAATCGACGGCAAGCGCAACGAACCCTTCGAACAAGTCTGGGTTGAAGTTCCTGAAGAGCACCTCGGTGGCGTCATGGAGAACCTCAGCAAACGTAAAGGTAAGGTCACCAACATGGAGCACCACAACTCCGGCGTCACTGTCGAAGCTGAGATCTCCACTCGTGGCCTCATCGGCTTCGAAAGTGATCTTGTGACCATGACCAGTGGTCACGGTGTCATGAGCCACTCGTTCCTCGAGTATCGCCCACACTGTGGCGATATCGTCACTCGCCTCACTGGAACACTCGTCAGCATGGAGCAAGGCAAGACAATGCCATACGCTTTGGATATGATCCAGACTCGCGGTAAGCTCTTCGTCGGCCCAGGTGAAGAAACCTACGCAGGTATGATCGTTGGCGAAAACCCTCGCACGGAAGACATGCCCGTCAACCCTGCTAAGGCCAAGCAACTCGACAACATGCGCTCCTCCGGCACAGACAAGAGCATCCAGCTCTCGCCGCCAATCAAGTTCTCTCTAGAGCGTGCGATCGAATACATCGCCCCCGACGAACTCGTTGAAGCCACTCCACAGTTCCTCCGCCTCCGCAAGCGTATCCTCGACGAGAACGTGCGCCGTAAGATGGCAAAGGCTGCGAAGAAATAA
- a CDS encoding MBL fold metallo-hydrolase produces MKLIDLNRLGGIGANSTYVQIGSFNILIDAGLNPKELGYDAMPDFSPIEDVEMDFIILTHCHLDHLGSLPVVSAHNPDAPVITSVPNIELAPRMLRNSINVMKRQREEHGISDYPLFLHRDVVELSKRLVAQRYGRGEIYTKGDDKIEIILHTSGHVAGAACVEILHEGRRIVFSGDVLFDHQRTLPGAKLPEGDIDTLILETTRGAKARVVGLSRKSEVDRLLEQVDTILQRGGSCLIPVFALGRMQELFKIIYEARNNGRIPKTPIYAAGLGMDICNYFHKIHERTKLIDFSFKMMEKLNVRALDPNMRPGRDLPRKGIYIVSSGMMVEHTPSYKIAASLLPHASNGLCFVGYCDIDTPGGKLIAEQEEGSFFFETLDYLAPIRASIEQFDLSGHADRDELADYAIQSKARSIVLTHGDPDARAWFEESLSERMPDSTVLDPEPLVEYTV; encoded by the coding sequence ATGAAACTTATCGACCTGAATCGTCTCGGCGGCATCGGAGCCAACTCCACCTACGTCCAAATCGGCAGCTTTAACATCCTCATCGATGCAGGGCTCAACCCCAAAGAGCTCGGCTACGACGCGATGCCCGACTTCTCCCCGATCGAAGACGTGGAGATGGATTTCATCATTCTCACGCACTGTCACCTCGATCACCTCGGCTCGTTACCGGTCGTATCTGCACACAATCCGGACGCCCCGGTCATTACGTCCGTGCCGAACATCGAGCTCGCGCCCCGCATGTTGCGCAACTCGATCAATGTCATGAAACGCCAACGCGAAGAGCACGGCATCAGTGACTATCCACTCTTCCTGCACCGCGACGTCGTAGAACTCAGCAAGCGACTCGTCGCCCAGCGCTATGGACGCGGCGAGATCTATACAAAGGGCGACGACAAGATCGAGATCATCTTACACACTTCCGGCCACGTCGCAGGTGCCGCTTGTGTCGAAATCCTCCACGAAGGCCGCCGCATCGTTTTTTCCGGAGACGTGCTATTCGACCATCAACGCACCCTCCCCGGCGCGAAACTCCCCGAAGGCGACATTGATACACTCATTCTAGAAACCACTCGCGGTGCCAAAGCACGCGTGGTCGGCCTCTCGCGCAAGAGCGAAGTCGACCGTCTGCTAGAGCAGGTCGACACCATCCTTCAGCGTGGCGGCAGTTGCCTGATCCCCGTATTCGCGCTCGGCCGCATGCAGGAGCTGTTCAAAATCATTTACGAAGCGCGCAACAATGGCCGCATCCCGAAGACGCCGATCTACGCTGCTGGGCTCGGGATGGATATCTGTAACTACTTCCATAAAATCCACGAACGCACCAAGCTCATCGACTTCAGCTTCAAGATGATGGAGAAGCTCAACGTGCGCGCGCTCGACCCGAATATGCGCCCCGGACGTGACCTGCCGCGCAAAGGCATCTACATCGTCAGCAGCGGCATGATGGTCGAGCACACGCCGTCTTATAAGATCGCCGCCTCCCTGCTCCCGCATGCCAGCAACGGCCTCTGCTTCGTGGGCTACTGCGACATCGACACCCCCGGCGGCAAACTGATCGCCGAACAGGAGGAAGGCAGCTTCTTCTTTGAGACGCTCGACTACCTCGCTCCGATCCGCGCCTCCATCGAGCAATTCGATCTCAGCGGCCATGCCGACCGCGACGAACTCGCCGACTACGCCATCCAAAGCAAGGCACGCTCCATCGTGCTCACTCACGGTGACCCTGATGCCCGCGCATGGTTTGAAGAGTCACTCAGCGAGCGCATGCCCGACAGCACCGTGCTCGACCCAGAACCACTGGTGGAATATACGGTGTAA
- a CDS encoding ApaG domain-containing protein codes for MSTPSKELYGLRATLDRLVYFRDPETRDSDAPHAFIYFITIANLSSSTVTLNGRRWVIKGADGHQNVFEGQGIVGKFPTLAPGESFSYNSHHTTTGNCTAEGSFHGIDSGDEPIHVRIPSFEMTVPPEPNDGQTELDLK; via the coding sequence GTGTCTACCCCAAGCAAAGAACTCTACGGCCTGCGAGCCACGTTAGATCGCCTCGTGTATTTTCGCGACCCCGAGACACGGGACTCCGATGCGCCACATGCGTTCATCTACTTCATCACCATCGCCAATCTATCCAGCAGCACAGTCACGCTCAACGGGCGGCGCTGGGTAATCAAAGGGGCAGATGGACATCAAAATGTCTTCGAGGGGCAAGGAATTGTAGGTAAATTCCCCACGCTCGCCCCAGGCGAGTCTTTCTCCTACAACAGCCACCATACCACAACGGGCAATTGCACCGCTGAAGGCTCCTTTCATGGCATTGACAGTGGCGACGAACCCATACATGTCCGTATCCCTTCTTTTGAAATGACGGTTCCACCTGAACCGAACGACGGCCAGACTGAGCTCGACCTTAAATAG
- a CDS encoding cation diffusion facilitator family transporter codes for MQDTGDGTRITWIGLWVNLLLGVVKTLAGWLFGSKALIADGMHSMLDLLSDIAVLLGLSMARRPEDANHLYGHHKFVSLAKFFIGGVLMVFSVLLVVSSVLDFRSGESVAPVAGSAACFAVFSIAVKEAMFWWTRGVAKRLHSDLLMANAWHHRMDSISSIGVAVALVAVWLGGPDWAFLDGAVTLVLGCYLVFEATKIFLRACSDLLDAAPEREVIEDLREHVLQTPGALAYHDFRVRRIGDVYEIDLHLQVDPQITVEKGHEIARQVKVLLLEQHPEVSKVLVHIEPANEDHVMNRGISDDGTVQSQFDI; via the coding sequence ATGCAAGATACTGGAGATGGCACACGAATTACATGGATTGGCCTATGGGTGAATCTACTGCTCGGCGTGGTTAAGACGCTGGCGGGGTGGTTGTTCGGTTCGAAGGCGCTGATTGCCGACGGGATGCATAGTATGTTGGATCTGTTGAGTGATATTGCCGTGCTCCTCGGGCTGTCGATGGCGCGTCGACCGGAAGATGCGAACCACCTATATGGGCATCACAAGTTCGTGAGTCTGGCTAAGTTCTTCATCGGCGGTGTCTTGATGGTGTTTTCAGTCTTATTGGTGGTGTCCTCTGTTCTGGATTTTCGCTCCGGAGAGAGTGTGGCGCCCGTTGCCGGAAGTGCGGCGTGTTTTGCAGTGTTCTCCATTGCGGTGAAGGAGGCGATGTTTTGGTGGACGCGTGGCGTGGCCAAGCGCTTGCACTCGGATCTGCTGATGGCGAATGCGTGGCACCACCGCATGGATAGTATCTCTTCGATTGGTGTGGCGGTGGCGCTGGTGGCTGTGTGGCTTGGCGGGCCAGATTGGGCGTTTTTAGATGGTGCGGTGACGCTGGTGCTCGGTTGTTACCTCGTTTTTGAGGCGACGAAGATCTTTCTGCGGGCGTGCTCGGACCTACTGGATGCCGCGCCAGAACGCGAGGTGATCGAGGATTTGCGCGAGCATGTGCTACAAACGCCTGGAGCACTGGCATATCATGATTTTCGCGTGCGGCGCATCGGCGATGTCTACGAGATCGACCTGCACCTGCAGGTCGATCCACAGATTACGGTCGAGAAGGGCCATGAAATAGCGAGGCAAGTGAAGGTGCTCCTGCTGGAGCAGCACCCCGAAGTCTCAAAAGTGCTCGTGCATATTGAGCCCGCGAATGAGGATCATGTCATGAATCGCGGTATTTCGGACGATGGGACGGTGCAGTCTCAGTTCGATATATGA